Proteins from a single region of Meles meles chromosome 10, mMelMel3.1 paternal haplotype, whole genome shotgun sequence:
- the SLC26A5 gene encoding prestin: MDHAEENEILAASQRYYVERPIFSHPVLQERLHKKDKISDSIGDKLKQAFTCTPKKIRNIIYMFLPITKWLPAYKFKEYVLGDLVSGISTGVLQLPQGLAFAMLAAVPPVFGLYSSFYPVIMYCFFGTSRHVSIGPFAVISLMIGGVAVRLVPDDIVIPGGVNATNGTEARDALRVKVAMSVTLLSGIIQFCLGVCRFGFVAIYLTEPLVRGFTTAAAVHVFTSMLKYLFGVKTKRYSGIFSVVYSTVAVLQNVKNLNVCSLGVGLMVFGLLLGGKEFNERFKEKLPAPIPLEFFAVVMGTGISAGFNLKESYNVDVVGTLPLGLLPPANPDTSLFHLVYVDAIAIAIVGFSVTISMAKTLANKHGYQVDGNQELIALGLCNSIGSLFQTFSISCSLSRSLVQEGTGGKTQLAGCLASLMILLVILATGFLFESLPQAVLSAIVIVNLKGMFMQFADLPFFWRTSKIELTIWLTTFVSSLFLGLDYGLITAVIIALLTVIYRTQSPSYKVLGQLPDTDVYIDIDAYEEVKEIPGIKIFQINAPIYYANSDLYSSALKRKTGVNPALIMGARRKAMKKYAKEVGNANAANATVVKVDTEVDREDATKPEEENDEVKYPPIVIKSTFPEELQRFMPPGENIHTVILDFTQVNFIDSVGVKTLAGIVKEYGDVGIYVYLAGCSAQVVNDLTQNRFFENPALKELLFHSIHDAVLGSQLREALAEQEASVLPPQEDSEPNATAEA, encoded by the exons ATGGATCatgctgaagaaaatgaaatccttGCAGCAAGCCAGAGGTACTATGTGGAAAGGCCTATCTTTAGTCACCCGGTCCTCCAGGAAAGACTGCACAAGAAGGACAAGATTTCGGATTCCATTGGGGATAAGCTGAAACAGGCATTCAC ATGTACTCCTAAGAAGATACgaaatatcatttatatgttCCTGCCCATAACAAAATGGTTACCAGCATACAAATTCAAAGAGTATGTGTTGGGTGACTTGGTCTCAGGCATAAGCACAGGGGTCCTTCAGCTTCCTCAAG GGTTAGCCTTTGCAATGCTGGCTGCTGTGCCTCCCGTGTTTGGCCTGTACTCTTCATTTTACCCTGTTATCATGTATTGTTTTTTTGGAACCTCCAGACACGTATCCATAG GTCCATTTGCTGTGATTAGCCTGATGATTGGCGGCGTGGCTGTCCGATTAGTACCAGATGATATAGTTATCCCAGGAGGAGTAAATGCAACCAACGGTACAGAAGCAAGAGACGCCTTGAGGGTGAAAGTCGCCATGTCTGTGACCTTACTTTCAGGAATCATCCAG ttttgcctAGGTGTCTGTAGGTTCGGATTTGTGGCCATATATCTCACCGAGCCCCTGGTCCGGGGCTTTACCACCGCGGCAGCTGTGCACGTCTTCACCTCCATGTTGAAGTACCTGTTTGGAGTGAAAACAAAGCGGTACAGTGGAATCTTTTCAGTGGTGTAT AGTACAGTTGCTGTGTTGCAGAATGTTAAAAACCTCAACGTGTGTTCTCTAGGCGTCGGGCTGATGGTTTTTGGTTTGCTGTTGGGTGGCAAGGAGTTTAATGAGAGATTTAAAGAGAAATTGCCGGCACCCATTCCTTTAGAGTTCTTCGCG GTGGTGATGGGGACTGGCATTTCAGCTGGGTTTAACCTGAAAGAGTCGTACAACGTGGATGTCGTCGGGACACTTCCTCTGGG GCTACTGCCTCCTGCCAACCCGGACACCAGCCTCTTTCACCTCGTGTACGTGGATGCCATCGCCATAGCCATTGTTGGCTTTTCAGTGACCATCTCAATGGCCAAGACCTTGGCAAATAAACATGGCTACCAGGTTGATGGCAATCAG GAGCTCATTGCCCTGGGACTGTGCAATTCCATTGGCTCACTCTTCCAGACTTTCTCCATTTCATGCTCCTTGTCTCGAAGCCTTGTTCAGGAGGGAACTGGAGGGAAGACACAG CTTGCAGGTTGTTTGGCCTCGCTAATGATTCTGCTGGTCATATTAGCCACCGGATTCCTCTTTGAATCATTACCCCAG GCTGTGCTGTCGGCCATTGTGATCGTCAACCTGAAAGGAATGTTTATGCAATTCGCAGATCTCCCGTTTTTCTGGAGAACGAGCAAAATAGAACTG ACCATCTGGCTTACCACTTTTGTTTCCTCCTTGTTCCTGGGATTGGACTATGGTTTGATTACAGCTGTGATCATCGCTCTGCTGACTGTGATTTACAGAACACAGAG TCCCAGCTACAAAGTCCTTGGACAGCTTCCCGACACCGATGTGTATATCGATATCGATGCATATGAAGAG gTGAAAGAAATTCCTggaataaaaatattccaaataaatGCCCCAATTTATTATGCAAATAGCGACTTGTATAGCAGTGCCTTGAAAAGAAAG ACGGGAGTGAACCCAGCACTCATAATGGGAGCGAGAAGAAAGGCCATGAAGAAGTACGCTAAGGAAGTTGGAAATGCAAATGCGGCCAACGCAACCGTTGTCAAAGTG GACacagaagtagacagagaagaTGCCACAAAGCCTGAAGAAGAGAATGATGAAGTAAAATATCCCCCGATAGTCATCAAGAGCACATTCCCTGAGGAACTGCAAAGATTTATGCCCCCTGGGGAGAACATCCACACCGTCATTCTGGATTTCACGCAGGTCAACTTTATTGACTCTGTTGGCGTGAAAACCCTGGCTGGG ATTGTAAAAGAATATGGAGATGTCGGTATTTATGTGTATTTAGCAGGATGCAGCG ccCAAGTTGTAAACGACCTCACTCAGAATCGATTTTTTGAGAACCCGGCCTTGAAGGAGCTTCTTTTCCACAGCATTCACGATGCGGTGCTCGGCAGCCAGCTTCGGGAAGCCCTCGCTGAGCAGGAGGCCTCGGTTCTCCCTCCCCAGGAGGACTCGGAGCCCAACGCCACTGCCGAAGCATAG